A region of Melitaea cinxia chromosome 15, ilMelCinx1.1, whole genome shotgun sequence DNA encodes the following proteins:
- the LOC123660210 gene encoding uncharacterized protein LOC123660210, whose protein sequence is MESIKTDPKLAKMIMCGDHPSVTKTELNLKEMKAVESRDNNRKTFASYARISPTCSRTERPLELERVRSRPASEHALRALKRLRSTENVARADPPAHKELMQAALASVRWPPYLLAAWLLLLAAAHALHALAAALAAGLPALRFGHISKLCQYFRLLTEETWRNNRTARVRPVLLAIATALLYSLLGALLAIHALVRWAVEPLSAEVDDGASCGQVTRVTDYLEDYDVKTKGEKQ, encoded by the exons ATGGAGTCTATAAAAACTGATCCGAAGTTAGCGAAAATGAT CATGTGCGGTGACCACCCGTCTGTCACAAAGACGGAGCTCAACTTGAAAGAAATGAAAGCAGTTGAAAGCAGGGACAATAACAGGAAAACATTCGCATCCTACGCTAGAATATCACCTACT TGTTCTCGTACAGAGAGGCCGTTAGAGTTGGAGCGCGTACGTTCCCGGCCGGCGTCCGAGCACGCACTGCGGGCCCTCAAGCGCCTGCGCTCCACTGAGAACGTCGCGCGCGCGGACCCGCCGGCTCATAAGGAGCTGATGCAAG CGGCGCTGGCGAGTGTCCGCTGGCCGCCCTACCTGCTGGCGGCGTggctgctgctgctggcggcgGCGCACGCGCTGCACGCGCTGGCGGCGGCGCTGGCGGCCGGCCTGCCCGCGCTACG ATTTGGTCACATCAGCAAGCTGTGCCAGTACTTCCGACTACTAACGGAGGAGACCTGGCGTAACAACAGAACGGCGCGTGTGCGGCCCGTTCTGCTGGCGATTGCCACTGCCTTGTTATACAGTCTACTGGGCGCTCTACTGGCAATACACGCACTCGTTCGCTGGGCAGTGGAGCCACTGAGCGCCGAAGTAGACGACGGGGCCAGCTGCGGGCAAGTCACTCGTGTCACTGATTATCTTGAAGATTACGACGTGAAGACCAAGGGCGAGAAGCAGTAG
- the LOC123660222 gene encoding CAP-Gly domain-containing linker protein 1-like yields MALKLEDDQHQKSEIIEAKTSARTLSDIVSISEFDEQDLQMRRAELKAHNMSINANECKDKTNLNRTLSPEVQRPCMSSLNLEYVEHFDATNLTPRADSLPIHLTSTQIKDVYKRNANETTVFGTIDKFGDSIKHSTAQNIQDNCSMYPNREASESKNTSVEPKKINFSLEPSDNKTQEDEFTSLKELGITLDVKQENFPDILTQLKHEIKKSRNELESCKSELKNAEEQLCEFPALKEEVEELKGLLENTMATMENDKKFYENQLENFSSNKKHLEQKLAELTQEVSEKTNDLHLLKEDILRRENMILELAKEKRNLSNKITDLEAKINELQAKNSALEKYETENVQLKEKVKELQKLEQLVSEKNQQIDSLNQHLDRLDDLQRCLNDKNEEMESIKEALEEKSNELFQMQDSVKNLNNDIAKVIEENDQLSYNNKDLKLKLSKLEKEQENASMKQQNSESELERLRSLNNDLTERIEELKLLNDKLKDKETEIEILNEDINSYHNEIASLKEQLKMASRSPSPRNKSGEEKKSPETQSDRQASNDKKQLAKIKKQITLLQHELDFHKKELNDKAFELAKAKLDLTEARTSTSQASKELLEQRAAADELQREARRLRADRGALQQQLELVQARLREESNVSELKEKLRENIERCQQLEAELANVREGFDRRSPTAELERALRDQLHYSRALDERLVDQILSASSDEHEEIPRLALNNSNGSTSSIHSSSSERMNRLRSENEKLEMQVQNLQCRLQDKDALIAELNRLVLFENNNFRLHIAHVFS; encoded by the exons ATGG CACTCAAACTGGAAGACGATCAGCATCAGAAGAGTGAAATCATTGAAGCTAAGACTTCTGCGCGGACGCTCAGCGACATCGTCTCTATATCGGAGTTCGATGAACAAGACCTTCAGATGCGACGAGCCGAACTAAAGGCGCACAATATGAGCATAAACGCGAATGAGTGCAAAGATAAAACAAATCTAAATAGGACGCTATCGCCCGAAGTTCAAAGACCTTGCATGAGTTCGCTGAACTTGGAATACGTCGAGCATTTCGACGCGACGAATTTAACGCCTCGTGCGGACTCCCTACCCATACATCTGACATCGACTCAAATTAAAGACGTGTACAAGAGAAACGCTAATGAGACTACAGTATTCGGAACAATTGATAAGTTCGGCGATAGTATTAAACACTCCACAGCTCAAAACATACAAGATAATTGTTCAATGTATCCAAATAGAGAGGCTAGTGAGAGTAAGAACACTAGCGTTGAACCGAAAAAGATCAATTTCTCGCTGGAGCCTTCCGATAACAAAACCCAGGAAGATGAATTTACGTCGTTAAAGGAGTTAGGAATAACGTTAGACGTTAAACAAGAAAACTTCCCCGATATATTGACGCAACTGAAACATGAAATCAAAAAGTCAAGAAACGAGTTGGAATCCTGCAAATCTGAATTAAAGAATGCAGAAGAGCAACTCTGTGAGTTTCCAGCTCTAAAGGAAGAAGTAGAAGAATTAAAAGGCTTACTAGAAAATACAATGGCGACCATGGAAAATGATAAAAAGTTCTATGAAAACCAGCTAGAGAATTTCTCCTCGAACAAGAAACATCTCGAGCAAAAACTTGCGGAGCTCACACAAGAAGTTAGCGAGAAGACTAACGATCTTCACTTACTCAAGGAGGACATACTAAGAAGAGAGAACATGATTTTAGAACTTGCAAAAGAAAAAAGGAATCTGTCTAATAAAATAACAGATTTAGAAGCGAAAATAAACGAGCTCCAAGCCAAAAACTCAGCCCTGGAAAAATACGAAACAGAAAATGTGCAGTTGAAAGAAAAGGTAAAAGAGTTACAAAAGCTAGAGCAACTAGTCTCGGAGAAGAACCAACAGATAGATAGTCTTAATCAACATTTGGACCGACTGGACGACTTACAAAGATGTCTCAATGATAAGAATGAAGAAATGGAAAGCATTAAAGAAGCATTGGAAGAGAAATCAAACGAACTGTTCCAAATGCAGGACTCGGTCAAAAACTTAAACAATGACATTGCTAAAGTCATCGAGGAGAACGATCAACTTAGTTACAATAACAAAGATCTCAAACTAAAACTATCTAAACTGGAAAAGGAACAAGAGAACGCGTCAATGAAACAACAGAACAGTGAAAGTGAATTGGAAAGATTGAGATCTCTGAACAATGACCTAACAGAAAGGATAGAAGAACTAAAACTACTCAATGATAAACTTAAAGACAAGGAGACGGAAATTGAAATCCTTAACGAGGATATAAATTCTTATCACAATGAGATAGCGTCTTTGAAGGAGCAGTTGAAGATGGCGTCCCGGAGTCCGTCGCCGAGGAACAAGAGTGGCGAGGAAAAGAAATCTCCAGAAACCCAATCAGACAGACAAGCGAGTAATGATAAGAAGCAGTTGGCGAAGATCAAGAAGCAAATAACCTTACTACAGCACGAACTCGACTTCCATAAAAAGGAGCTCAATGATAAG GCCTTCGAGCTAGCGAAAGCGAAGTTAGACCTAACAGAAGCGAGGACGAGCACGAGCCAGGCGTCGAAAGAGCTCCTGGAgcagcgcgccgccgccgacgAGCTGCAGCGGGAGGCGCGCCGCCTGCGGGCCGACAGGGGGGCGCTGCAGCAGCAGCTGGAGCTCGTGCAGGCCAG ATTGCGAGAGGAATCTAACGTGAGCGAATTGAAAGAGAAACTGAGAGAAAATATCGAGCGCTGTCAGCAGCTTGAAGCGGAGCTCGCGAACGTGAGGGAAGGTTTTGACAG GCGCTCGCCCACGGCGGAGCTGGAGCGCGCGCTGCGGGACCAGCTGCACTACTCGCGCGCGCTCGACGAGCGGCTCGTCGACCAG ATATTATCAGCGAGTAGTGACGAACATGAAGAAATACCGCGACTGGCATTAAATAATTCTAA tGGCTCAACGAGTTCCATACATTCCTCATCGTCCGAGCGTATGAATCGATTGCGTAGTGAAAATGAGAAGCTGGAGATGCAAGTACAGAATCTGCAATGTCGGCTACAGGATAAGGACGCTCTCATCGCTGAACTGAACAGGTTGGTACTGttcgaaaacaataattttaggCTGCACATTGCTCATGTGTTCTCGTAA
- the LOC123660227 gene encoding trichohyalin-like, whose translation MPIAMTKDEWSRIERWTKGNREDPEVVRRRDYVRYLNETSQQMTKTWPNSLENVNKRNEELRRARIEAAEQANSKFYKRYIKRKQEEQKRLMHNARDTIFKNKDAPKLLLSAVIETVIQREREEQIKFKQQLQKQKEEQKKRDDQEIITKAKEWNELMELRKQRRFDANKQHQKEILDQAHEVSERNRAEYETELNLQKIDNIKADEQIEAIRQFEEDFKAAEKARIWSDMRRSQQEAEQRWRERRARDELDERLLRVLRRARARTAQLRRRTEDQIREERQAVLQKISDSLESGDAARELDEQRRLEAAIKEKEAATEARRQAQIRKQQKYKQERIETRQQFLKDEEKRLQDFNTMRQWEIMNRFKNAELYEEFNKKLREEKALKVQQYREDILKQWRERDEREARARAELRQFYGPRAEAELRAADRRLLAHADALVAEARARQRSERPILRAVDRYCKMYRLYPMPELPASLQEHFATSAPQDRRDGLGEGNPAKVNENNQEVEEYKRKGPANGLQTRETEELTLPSLAQRDEDK comes from the exons ATGCCGATTGCAATGACGAAAGACGAATGGTCGAGAATCGAACGCTGGACGAAAGGAAACCGAGAAGATCCAGAAGTTGTCAGAAGAAGAGACTACGTGCGATATCTGAACGAGACCAGCCAGCAAATGACCAAGACCTGGCCTAATTCTTTAGAG AATGTGAACAAACGCAACGAAGAGCTCCGTAGAGCTCGCATCGAGGCGGCTGAGCAAGCTAACAGCAAGTTCTACAAGCGCTACATAAAGCGCAAGCAGGAGGAGCAAAAGCGACTGATGCACAACGCGAGGGACACGATCTTCAAGAACAAAGACGCGCCCAAGCTTCTCTTGAG TGCGGTAATCGAAACGGTAATACAAAGAGAACGTGAGGAGCAGATCAAGTTCAAGCAGCAGCTTCAAAAGCAGAAAGAGGAACAGAAGAAGAGGGACGATCAGGAAATCATAACCAAAGCCAAGGAGTGGAACGAATTGATGGAGCTCCGTAAGCAGCGACGCTTCGATGCTAACAAGCAACACCAGAAGGAAATATTAGACCA AGCTCACGAAGTCTCCGAGCGCAATCGCGCCGAGTATGAAACGGAACTAAACCTGCAGAAGATTGACAATATTAAGGCCGATGAGCAAATCGAAGCTATTAGACAATTTGAAGAGGATTTT AAAGCCGCGGAGAAGGCCCGCATCTGGTCGGACATGCGGCGCTCGCAGCAGGAGGCGGAGCAGCGGTGGCGCGAGCGGCGCGCGCGCGACGAGCTGGACGAGCGCCTGCTGCGCGTGCTgcggcgggcgcgcgcgcggACCGCACAGCTGCGCCGCCGCACCGAGGACCAG ATACGAGAGGAGCGGCAGGCTGTTCTGCAGAAGATAAGCGATTCGTTGGAGAGCGGTGACGCAGCGCGAGAACTCGACGAACAACGTCGACTCGAGGCCGCCATCAAGGAGAAGGAAGCCGC GACTGAGGCTCGTCGCCAGGCACAAATCCGAAAGCAGCAGAAGTACAAGCAAGAACGAATCGAGACCCGACAGCAGTTCCTGAAGGATGAGGAAAAACGTCTCCAAGACTTCAACACCATGCGCCAATGGGAGATCATGAACAG GTTCAAAAATGCAGAACTTTATGAAGAGTTCAATAAGAAGCTTCGAGAAGAAAAGGCTCTTAAAGTACAACAGTATAGAGAAGATATTCTGAAGCAATgg CGCGAGCGCGACGAGCGCGAGGCGCGTGCCCGAGCGGAGCTGCGGCAGTTCTACGGGCCGCGCGCCGAGGCCGAGCTGCGCGCCGCCGACCGCCGCCTGCTGGCGCACGCGGACGCGCTCGTGGCGGAGGCGCGCGCTCGGCAGCGCTCCGAGCGGCCCATACTGCGGGCCGTCGAC CGCTACTGCAAGATGTACCGGCTGTACCCGATGCCGGAGCTGCCGGCCTCGCTGCAGGAGCACTTCGCGACCTCCGCGCCGCAGGACCGCAGGGACGGACTGGGGGAGGGGAAC CCAGCCAAAGTAAACGAGAACAATCAGGAAGTTGAAGAGTATAAAAGGAAGGGGCCGGCCAACGGCTTGCAGACTCGAGAAACTGag GAGCTGACACTCCCATCGTTGGCGCAGCGCGATGAGGATAAATGA